The Tripterygium wilfordii isolate XIE 37 chromosome 4, ASM1340144v1, whole genome shotgun sequence genome has a window encoding:
- the LOC119996440 gene encoding F-box/kelch-repeat protein At5g15710, protein MDGIGRNFEAGSGLSGSQSMKNGIFRDDDGRPKQESPMRGGGSRNTSPMGRVGSRNTSPSRVKTKPRGLDEETVATFGKAVHPDVQMEDNIWAMLPEDLLNEILARVPPFMIFRLRSVCKRWNSILQDNSFLKFHSQAPAHGPCLLTFWKNSQTPQCSVFSLPLKTWYRIPFTFLPQWAFWLVGSSGGLVCFSGLDGLTFRTLVCNPLTQSWRTLPSMHYNQQRQLIMVVDRMERSFKVIATSDIYGDKSLPTEVYDSKLDKWFLHQIMPAVNLCSSKMAYCDSRLYLETLSPLGLMMYRLDTGYWEHIPAKFPRSLLDGYLIAGSQKRLFLVGRIGLYSTLQSMRIWELDHAKTIWVEISRMPPKYFRALLRLSAERFECFGQDNLICFTSWNQGKGLLYDVDKKVWSWIAGCALQSYNSQVCFYEPRFDASIY, encoded by the coding sequence ATGGATGGTATAGGACGGAATTTTGAAGCCGGGTCTGGATTATCTGGTTCACAGTCGATGAAAAATGGCATCTTTCGTGACGATGATGGTCGTCCTAAACAGGAGTCACCTATGAGGGGTGGTGGGTCGAGGAATACGAGTCCGATGGGTCGTGTAGGATCGAGGAATACCAGTCCGTCGAGGGTTAAGACTAAACCACGTGGCTTAGATGAGGAAACAGTGGCCACATTTGGCAAAGCTGTTCATCCTGATGTTCAAATGGAGGATAATATATGGGCAATGTTACCTGAAGATTTGTTGAATGAGATTTTAGCTAGGGTTCCTCCTTTTATGATATTCCGTCTTCGCTCTGTTTGTAAGAGGTGGAACTCGATTCTTCAAGATAATAGTTTTCTTAAATTTCACTCACAAGCGCCAGCTCATGGCCCTTGTCTTCTGACGTTTTGGAAGAACTCACAGACACCACAATGCTCGGTTTTCAGCTTGCCATTGAAAACATGGTATAGAATTCCATTCACATTCTTGCCACAGTGGGCATTCTGGTTGGTGGGTTCGTCTGGGGGTCTTGTTTGCTTTTCTGGGCTTGATGGGCTAACTTTTAGAACATTAGTTTGTAATCCACTGACACAAAGTTGGAGAACATTGCCAAGTATGCATTATAATCAGCAAAGACAGTTGATAATGGTCGTTGATCGAATGGAGCGATCATTCAAAGTCATAGCAACCAGTGATATTTATGGTGACAAGTCATTACCTACTGAAGTGTATGATTCGAAACTTGACAAATGGTTCCTTCACCAGATAATGCCAGCAGTTAACCTTTGCTCCTCGAAGATGGCATATTGTGACTCTAGGTTATATTTGGAAACCCTTTCGCCTCTTGGATTGATGATGTATCGGCTTGACACGGGGTACTGGGAACACATTCCCGCTAAGTTCCCACGGTCACTGTTGGATGGATATTTGATTGCTGGTTCTCAGAAGCGTCTTTTTCTAGTTGGAAGGATTGGTCTGTATAGTACTCTTCAAAGTATGAGAATTTGGGAATTGGATCATGCCAAGACTATTTGGGTGGAGATAAGTAGGATGCCACCGAAGTATTTTCGAGCGCTCTTGAGGCTGTCAGCTGAAAGATTTGAGTGTTTTGGACAGGACAATTTGATATGCTTCACATCTTGGAATCAAGGGAAGGGTCTCCTTTATGATGTTGATAAGAAGGTCTGGTCCTGGATTGCTGGATGTGCTCTTCAGTCATACAACAGCCAGGTTTGTTTCTACGAGCCAAGGTTTGATGCTTCCATCTACTAA
- the LOC119996443 gene encoding transcription factor BIM2-like, which translates to MVKSAKSQLEEEEQSDDYDDLVAQHNLSSKGELMKADGKGNEQKSNSYRSKHSETEQRRRSKINDRFQILRDLIPQNDQKRDKASFLLEVIEYIQFLQEKLRVYEGPYQGWSQEPTKLMPWQNHQGPPENFGDHSQVFKNGSCENNVARNSVESDLGTASIYEALDHPSGTATPVLPPNTQIPSNMYGTVGSSGMPAQSLQESVPDAAAMAFQSQSQLWKGRPLLSNLAVPDDTSSGQEELSIESGSINISSAYSQGLLNSLTQALQSLGVDLSQASISVQIDVGKRATNGSTAMTSGSKDHENPLTSNHLLTQTGDGTRGDDSNRAHKRLRTEKS; encoded by the exons ATGGTTAAATCCGCCAAGTCTCAActcgaagaagaagagcaatcCGATGATTACGATGACCTTGTCGCCCAACACAATCTCTCCTCAAAAG GGGAATTGATGAAGGCAGATGGAAAGGGTAATGAACAGAAGTCGAACTCCTATAGGTCTAAGCATTCAGAGACTGAGCAACGTAGAAGGAGTAAGATTAATGATAG gtttcaaattttGCGAGATCTCATACCTCAAAATGATCAGAAAAGAGATAAGGCTTCATTCTTGTTAGAG GTTATCGAATATATTCAGTTTTTACAGGAAAAGTTAAGAGTATATGAGGGCCCGTACCAAGGGTGGAGTCAGGAGCCAACCAAATTGATGCCTTGG CAAAATCATCAAGGACCCCCAGAAAACTTTGGGGATCATTCTCAAGTTTTTAAGAATGGTTCCTGTGAGAATAATGTTGCACGGAACTCGGTGGAATCTGACTTGGGCACAGCTTCAATATATGAAGCACTGGATCATCCCTCTGGGACGGCCACTCCTGTGCTTCCCCCTAATACACAAATACCATCAAATATGTATGGTACTGTTGGGAGCAGTGGCATGCCTGCACAATCTCTGCAAGAATCTGTACCTGATGCTGCAGCCATGGCTTTCCAGTCTCAATCCCAGCTGTGGAAGGGTAGACCACTTTTAAGCAATCTTGCTGTTCCGGACGATACATCAAGTGGACAAGAGGAGCTTAGTATTGAAAGTGGATCAATTAACATTTCAAGTGCCTATTCTCAAGG GCTATTAAATTCTCTGACTCAAGCGTTGCAATCCTTGGGTGTTGATCTGTCACAAGCCAGCATCTCAGTTCAAATTGATGTTGGTAAAAGGGCAACTAATGGGTCAACTGCTATGACATCCGGTTCAAAG GATCATGAAAACCCACTTACAAGCAATCACTTATTGACGCAAACTGGAGATGGGACTCGCGGTGACGATTCTAATCGGGCTCATAAAAGACTCAGAACAGAGAAAAGCTAG
- the LOC119996439 gene encoding rhamnogalacturonan I rhamnosyltransferase 1-like — translation MCKTKDSVERRNYREVWKVKMRFLVDGKAEKLKHSMVSSSRMKLWLIRAIMTALLWTCVVQLMSIGETWGPRLLKSWPSCLNQSDFSLAIDESLPAKVVLPPKRVYKNNGYLMVSCNGGLNQMRAAICDMVAIARYLNVTLIVPELDKTSFWNDPSEFQDIFDVDHFITSLRDEVRILKELPPRLKRRVELGMFHSLPPISWSNLSYYLHQILPLLQKHKVVHLNKTDARLANNGLPLEIQKLRCRVNFSALRFTPQIEELGRRVVKILRERGSFLVLHLRYEMDMLAFSGCSHGCNSDEVEELTRMRYAYPWWKEKVINSELKRKEGLCPLTPEETALVLSALGINHNVQIYIAAGEIYGGQRRMSSLAAAFPNLVRKETLLKPSDLIFFQNHSSQMAALDYLVSLKSDIFVPTYDGNMAKVVEGHRRFLGFKKTIALNRKLLVDLVDQYITGSLSWDEFSSAVKDTHADRIGNPRERMVIAERPKEEDYFYANPHECLQSLDEPLRYT, via the exons ATGTGCAAGACAAAGGATTCTGTTGAGAGACGTAACTATAGGGAAGTgtggaaggtaaagatgcggttTTTGGTAGATGGGAAGGCAGAGAAGTTAAAGCATTCGATGGTCTCAAGTTCCCGGATGAAGCTATGGCTGATCCGAGCTATCATGACGGCATTGCTATGGACATGTGTTGTTCAGCTGATGTCAATTGGAGAGACGTGGGGGCCGAGATTATTGAAGAGCTGGCCTTCTTGTCTTAATCAATCTGATTTTTCTTTAGCTATTGATGAATCTCTGCCGGCCAAAGTTGTTCTTCCGCCGAAGA GGGTTTATAAGAacaatggctatcttatggttTCCTGCAATGGAGGACTGAACCAAATGAGAGCAGCG ATATGTGATATGGTTGCTATAGCGAGATACTTGAATGTCACTCTTATTGTACCAGAGCTGGATAAAACTTCATTTTGGAATGATCCAAG TGAGTTCCAAGACATATTCGATGTTGATCATTTCATCACTTCACTGAGAGATGAGGTACGGATATTGAAAGAGCTACCGCCTAGGCTCAAAAGACGAGTTGAACTCGGAATGTTTCATTCCTTGCCACCCATTAGCTGGTCTAATCTATCTTACTACCTACACCAG ATTCTTCCGCTGTTACAGAAGCACAAAGTTGTTCATTTGAATAAAACTGATGCTAGACTTGCTAATAATGGACTACCTCTTGAAATTCAAAAGTTGCGCTGCCGTGTAAATTTCAGCGCTCTGAGATTTACACCACAGATAGAAGAATTGGGTAGAAGGGTTGTCAAGATTCTGCGGGAAAGAGGTTCTTTCCTAGTCCTTCATCTCAGATATGAGATGGACATGTTGGCTTTCTCTGGCTGCTCTCATGGTTGCAATAGTGATGAGGTTGAAGAACTGACAAGAATGAG GTATGCTTATCCCTGGTGGAAGGAAAAGGTGATAAATTCCGAATTGAAGAGGAAAGAAGGTTTGTGTCCCTTGACACCTGAGGAGACTGCTCTAGTATTAAGTGCCCTGGGAATTAATCACAATGTTCAGATTTATATTGCTGCTGGAGAAATCTATGGTGGACAAAGAAGGATGTCTTCTTTGGCGGCAGCTTTTCCGAATTTG GTTAGGAAAGAAACCCTACTGAAACCATCAGATCTGATATTTTTCCAAAATCACTCATCTCAAATGGCAGCATTGGACTATCTTGTCTCTCTCAAGAGTGATATATTTGTTCCTACATATGATGGAAACATGGCCAAAGTTGTCGAAGGCCATCGCCG ATTCTTGGGGTTCAAGAAGACTATTGCATTAAACAGAAAGCTTCTAGTTGATTTGGTAGATCAATACATCACTGGATCATTGAGTTGGGATGAATTTTCTTCCGCTGTGAAGGATACTCATGCTGATCGTATTGGGAACCCAAGAGAGCGAATGGTCATAGCAGAGAGACCGAAGGAAGAAGATTACTTCTATGCCAATCCACATGAATGCTTGCAATCATTAGATGAACCGTTGAGGTACACATGA
- the LOC119996444 gene encoding 60S ribosomal protein L7a-2-like translates to MAPKRGGKAPVAAKKKTEKVVNPLFEKRPKQFGIGGALPPKKDLTRFVKWPHVVRIQRKRRILKQRLKVPPAINQFTKALDKNLATNLFKLLLKYRPEDKAAKRERLLKKAQAEAEGKSVESKRPIVVKYGLNHVTYLIEQNKAQLVVIAHDVDPIELVVWLPALCRKMEVPYAIVKGKSRLGTIVHKKTAAVLCLTSVKNEDKMEFSRIVEGVKANFNDKYDEHRKKWGGGIMGSKSQAKMKAKERLLAKEAAQRMS, encoded by the exons ATg GCTCCCAAAAGAGGTGGGAAGGCCCCAGTAGCAGCGAAAAAGAAAACT GAAAAGGTTGTGAACCCTTTGTTTGAGAAGCGACCAAAGCAATTCGGAATTGGTGGTGCACTACCACCAAAGAAGGATTTGACTAGATTTGTCAAGTGGCCACATGTTGTTCGTATTCAGAGGAAAAGGAGGATTTTGAAGCAACGATTGAAGGTTCCACCTGCCATCAACCAGTTCACAAAGGCACTGGATAAGAACCTTG CTACAAATCTTTTCAAGTTGTTGCTCAAATACAGACCTGAGGACAAGGCTGCTAAGAGGGAAAGACTTCTTAAAAAAGCACAAGCTGAAGCTGAGGGGAAGAGTGTGGAATCTAAGAGACCCATTGTTGTTAAATATGGCCTTAATCATGTTACCTATCTCATTGAGCAG AACAAAGCTCAGTTGGTAGTTATTGCACATGATGTTGATCCAATTGAGCTTGTTGTTTGGTTGCCTGCCTTGTGCCGGAAAATGGAGGTCCCCTATGCAATTGTGAAGGGCAAGTCAAGGCTTGGAACG ATTGTGCACAAGAAAACAGCTGCAGTTTTGTGCCTTACATCAGTGAAGAATGAAGATAAGATGGAATTTAGCAGGATTGTGGAGGGAGTCAAG GCTAACTTTAATGACAAGTACGATGAGCACCGCAAGAAATGGGGAGGTGGCATCATGGGTTCCAAATCTCAGGCTAAGATGAAAGCAAAGGAAAGACTCTTAGCCAAGGAGGCTGCACAACGGATGTCTTGA